A DNA window from Halorubrum sp. DM2 contains the following coding sequences:
- a CDS encoding radical SAM protein, which yields MISKGCEQCAKGGKMVLFVYGYCDQRDCFYCPLGENRKNVTDVYANERKVESDEDVIEEAKRMSALGTSITGGEPQEAMAKTTRYLELLKDEFGEDHHTHLYTGITGGRENMRRLSEAGLDEIRFHPPVEMWGDMHGSEWEEILHIAREEGLTPAFEIPGIRAEPEFLEFLDEGAAEFCNINEFEMSDGNYRRMQEEGFELQEGHMSAVEGSKDDAILEEMASHEKVYFCTSVFKDAAQHRNRLKRMAKNIRREFDEVTDDGTLVYGKAFADAERFEALGVPEEFYTAKSNHVEVAWWLLEEMVEDGDLAEGEIVEQYPTVDGTVVERTPVA from the coding sequence ATGATCTCCAAGGGCTGTGAACAGTGTGCCAAGGGCGGCAAGATGGTGTTGTTCGTCTACGGCTACTGCGACCAGCGGGACTGCTTCTACTGCCCCCTCGGAGAAAACCGGAAGAACGTCACCGACGTGTACGCCAACGAGCGGAAGGTGGAGTCCGACGAGGACGTTATCGAAGAGGCCAAGCGCATGAGCGCGCTCGGCACGTCGATCACCGGCGGCGAACCGCAGGAGGCGATGGCGAAGACGACCCGGTACCTCGAACTGCTGAAAGACGAGTTCGGCGAGGACCACCACACGCACCTCTACACCGGGATCACGGGCGGCCGCGAGAACATGCGCCGCCTCTCGGAGGCGGGGCTCGACGAGATCCGCTTCCACCCGCCCGTAGAGATGTGGGGAGACATGCACGGCAGCGAGTGGGAGGAGATCCTCCACATCGCCCGCGAGGAGGGCCTCACGCCCGCCTTCGAGATCCCCGGCATCCGCGCGGAGCCGGAGTTTCTAGAGTTCTTAGACGAGGGCGCGGCCGAGTTCTGTAACATCAACGAGTTCGAGATGTCCGACGGGAACTACCGCCGGATGCAAGAGGAGGGGTTCGAGCTACAGGAGGGCCACATGTCCGCCGTCGAGGGGTCGAAGGACGACGCCATCCTCGAAGAGATGGCGAGCCACGAGAAGGTGTACTTCTGTACCTCGGTGTTCAAAGACGCCGCCCAACACCGGAACCGCCTGAAGCGGATGGCGAAGAACATCCGCCGCGAGTTCGACGAGGTGACCGACGACGGCACCCTCGTCTACGGGAAGGCGTTCGCCGACGCCGAGCGGTTCGAGGCGCTCGGCGTTCCCGAGGAGTTCTACACCGCCAAGTCGAACCACGTCGAGGTCGCGTGGTGGCTCCTCGAAGAGATGGTCGAGGACGGCGACTTAGCGGAGGGCGAGATCGTCGAGCAGTACCCGACCGTCGACGGCACCGTCGTCGAGCGCACGCCCGTCGCCTGA
- a CDS encoding preprotein translocase subunit TatA: MVSPVLAFGGVPGGPELLILLVVFALLFGVPLVVIAGVVVFLKLRADGEEVDTDRVAELEAEVERLREKVDDEPDDGDARS, translated from the coding sequence ATGGTCTCACCAGTCCTCGCGTTCGGCGGCGTCCCCGGCGGCCCGGAGCTACTGATCCTCCTCGTGGTCTTCGCCCTCCTGTTCGGCGTACCCCTCGTCGTCATCGCGGGAGTGGTGGTGTTCCTCAAACTGCGTGCCGACGGCGAGGAGGTGGACACCGACCGCGTCGCGGAGTTGGAGGCGGAGGTCGAACGGCTCCGCGAGAAGGTGGACGACGAGCCGGACGACGGCGACGCCCGATCGTGA
- the nreA gene encoding DNA repair protein NreA, with amino-acid sequence MRLDEFIEFEANERAERRRLAAEKDYGILDHLDSFERRFDEHVSDDAVVGSVSPSIFVGRADYPNVSTGLLSPVGREERAAAFETSAAWYDEGVSITDVFDRRTSLLNSTRGVDVADAGTTSGATSVGGGSGSAESVHDAWNGWLGVQREVAIADRPVDVEIGLDGRPDLDFEVGTEDIKTPTGPRAAARTADLGENPHVPRPVKKTLEDDDWRAEGAMTFLYRRGFDVYEINTILSAGALGRGENRRLVPTRWSITAVDDTVGQFLRGSIRSNPAVDGIEVHRNEYLGNAFWVILVPGQWEYELVEMKSPGSIWNPDPEAGVYLAAASEGREGRTGYVEETAGAYYAARLGVLEHLDDRGRQAKALVLRHVSDDYWGPVGVWQVREAVRNAFDGELGTAETFGEAVRGVADHLPVSLARLRRKSTLAAGLQANLGDFVDAG; translated from the coding sequence ATGCGGCTCGACGAATTCATCGAGTTCGAGGCGAACGAGCGCGCCGAGCGACGGCGACTCGCCGCCGAGAAGGACTACGGCATCCTCGACCACCTCGACTCCTTCGAGCGGCGCTTCGACGAACACGTCTCCGACGACGCCGTGGTCGGCAGCGTCTCGCCCTCCATCTTCGTCGGCCGCGCAGACTACCCGAACGTCTCGACCGGGCTGCTCTCGCCGGTCGGCCGCGAGGAGCGCGCGGCCGCGTTCGAGACCTCCGCGGCGTGGTACGACGAGGGGGTCTCGATCACTGACGTGTTCGACCGCCGGACGAGCCTGCTCAACTCGACCCGCGGGGTCGACGTGGCGGACGCGGGCACGACGAGCGGAGCAACATCGGTCGGCGGCGGGAGCGGTTCCGCCGAGAGCGTCCACGACGCGTGGAACGGCTGGCTCGGCGTCCAACGCGAGGTCGCGATCGCAGACCGCCCGGTCGACGTGGAAATCGGACTCGACGGGCGACCTGACCTCGACTTCGAGGTCGGCACGGAGGACATCAAGACGCCGACGGGCCCGCGCGCCGCGGCCCGGACTGCCGACCTCGGCGAGAACCCGCACGTCCCCCGACCGGTGAAGAAGACGCTCGAAGACGACGACTGGCGCGCGGAGGGCGCGATGACGTTCCTCTACCGCCGCGGGTTCGACGTGTACGAGATCAACACGATCCTCTCCGCGGGCGCGCTCGGGCGAGGAGAGAACCGGCGGCTCGTCCCGACTCGCTGGTCGATCACGGCCGTCGACGACACGGTCGGGCAGTTCCTCCGCGGCTCCATCCGGTCGAATCCGGCGGTCGACGGGATCGAGGTCCACCGCAACGAGTACCTCGGCAACGCCTTCTGGGTGATCTTAGTTCCGGGGCAGTGGGAGTACGAGCTCGTCGAGATGAAATCGCCCGGCTCGATCTGGAACCCCGACCCCGAGGCCGGGGTGTACCTCGCGGCCGCGAGCGAGGGCCGCGAGGGGCGCACCGGCTACGTCGAGGAGACCGCGGGGGCCTACTACGCGGCCCGGCTCGGCGTCTTGGAACACCTCGACGACCGCGGGCGACAGGCGAAGGCCTTGGTCCTCAGGCACGTCTCCGACGACTACTGGGGACCGGTCGGGGTCTGGCAGGTCCGCGAGGCCGTCAGAAACGCCTTCGACGGCGAACTCGGGACCGCGGAGACGTTCGGCGAGGCGGTCCGCGGCGTCGCCGACCACCTCCCCGTCTCGCTGGCGCGCCTCCGCCGGAAGTCGACGCTCGCGGCCGGACTTCAGGCGAACCTCGGAGACTTCGTCGATGCGGGGTGA
- a CDS encoding transcription initiation factor IIB, whose amino-acid sequence MTRPTRQRDHDRQRVGDGDAEEAEFDVEDVEDVDELDPEDFDPEDLTRTADGELIHEETGLVIEDEQIDPGPEWRAFNHNERQEKSRVGAPTTKTMHDKGLTTTIDWKDKDAYGRSISSKKRSQMHRLRKWQERIRTKDAGERNLQFALSEIDRMASALGVPRSVREVASVIYRRALNEDLIRGRSIEGVSTAALYAACRKEGIPRSLEEISEVSRVDRKEIGRTYRYISQELGLEMRPVDPKKYVPRFSSELELSEEVQSKANEIIETTAEQGLLSGKSPTGYAAAAIYAASLLCNEKKTQREVADVAQVTEVTIRNRYQEQIEAMGIHS is encoded by the coding sequence ATGACACGGCCCACCCGGCAACGGGATCACGACCGGCAGCGCGTGGGGGACGGGGACGCCGAGGAAGCGGAGTTCGACGTCGAGGATGTCGAAGATGTCGATGAGCTGGACCCCGAGGACTTCGATCCGGAGGATCTCACCCGGACGGCCGACGGGGAACTGATACACGAGGAGACGGGACTCGTCATCGAGGACGAGCAGATCGATCCCGGCCCGGAGTGGCGCGCGTTCAACCACAACGAGCGACAGGAGAAGTCGCGCGTCGGCGCGCCGACGACGAAGACGATGCACGACAAGGGGCTGACGACGACGATCGACTGGAAGGACAAGGACGCGTACGGTCGCTCCATCTCCTCGAAGAAGCGGTCGCAGATGCATCGCCTGCGGAAGTGGCAGGAGCGGATTCGGACGAAGGACGCGGGCGAGCGCAACCTCCAGTTCGCGCTCTCCGAGATCGACCGGATGGCCTCGGCGCTCGGCGTCCCGCGATCGGTACGCGAGGTGGCGTCCGTCATCTACCGACGGGCGTTGAACGAGGACCTGATCCGCGGCCGCTCCATCGAGGGCGTCTCCACCGCCGCCCTCTACGCCGCCTGCCGCAAGGAAGGGATCCCCCGCAGCCTCGAAGAGATCTCGGAGGTCTCGCGGGTCGACCGCAAGGAGATCGGCCGAACGTACCGGTACATCTCCCAAGAACTCGGCTTAGAGATGCGGCCGGTCGACCCGAAGAAGTACGTCCCGCGGTTCTCCTCGGAGCTGGAACTGAGCGAGGAGGTCCAGTCGAAGGCCAACGAGATCATCGAGACGACGGCCGAACAGGGACTGCTCTCCGGGAAGTCGCCGACGGGATACGCCGCGGCCGCCATCTACGCGGCGTCGCTTTTGTGTAACGAGAAGAAGACCCAACGCGAGGTCGCCGACGTGGCCCAAGTCACCGAAGTCACCATCCGAAACCGGTATCAGGAGCAGATCGAAGCGATGGGCATCCACAGTTAG
- a CDS encoding molecular chaperone TorD family protein: protein MLGEVIAEAAAAVVGDDADGGDARSELLDAAVAVTDRLPDDPRDLERTFARTFGVETDGKVDRYEVAYAPGGVTVNTDRMADAAGFYRAFGLENADSSRDRADAVSVQLEFRSHLAAKRAYLRETGDETGVERVTDATAAFVEDHVGRWCRGSRPTSARRPTGGRSRRSRTRWRRSSTPKASASASLLRCSRRSRTVPSRA from the coding sequence GTGTTGGGCGAAGTCATCGCGGAGGCGGCCGCCGCGGTCGTCGGCGACGACGCCGACGGCGGCGACGCCCGGTCGGAGCTGCTCGACGCCGCGGTCGCGGTCACCGACCGGCTCCCGGACGATCCGAGGGACCTCGAACGCACCTTCGCCCGGACGTTCGGGGTCGAGACTGACGGCAAGGTCGACCGGTACGAGGTCGCGTACGCGCCCGGCGGCGTGACCGTCAACACGGACCGGATGGCCGACGCGGCCGGCTTCTACCGGGCGTTCGGGCTGGAGAACGCCGACAGCTCGCGCGACCGCGCCGACGCGGTCTCCGTCCAGTTGGAGTTCCGCTCCCATCTCGCGGCCAAGCGCGCGTACCTCCGCGAGACGGGCGACGAGACGGGCGTCGAGCGCGTCACCGACGCGACGGCCGCGTTCGTCGAGGACCACGTCGGTCGGTGGTGCCGCGGTTCGCGGCCGACGTCCGCGAGGCGGCCGACGGGGGGCCGTTCCCGGCGCTCGCGGACGCGCTGGAGGCGTTCGTCGACGCCGAAAGCGAGCGCCTCGGCGTCGCTCCTGCGGTGTTCGAGGCGCAGCCGGACGGTCCCGTCGAGAGCCTGA
- the mobB gene encoding molybdopterin-guanine dinucleotide biosynthesis protein B — protein MNLTGHDRSETDDSPSTDGRLPTVVGVAGPSGAGKTTLVERLVDAFAAEGRRVATVKSIHHAIEPDDPGTDTHRHRTAGAAATVGITPRHAFEISSHDLRSTGDTEATGDADARKRTALRDAVARFAAAGHDLVVVEGFTEVPIPTVLRGDADPESVAGEVIAEGDEPFDAVREAVRAVDPPKSLGRADPTEPNATDTQHR, from the coding sequence ATGAACCTCACAGGCCACGATCGATCCGAGACGGACGACTCGCCGTCGACCGACGGACGGTTGCCGACCGTCGTCGGCGTCGCGGGGCCGAGCGGTGCGGGGAAGACGACGCTGGTCGAACGCCTCGTCGACGCGTTCGCCGCGGAGGGGCGGCGCGTGGCGACGGTGAAGTCGATCCACCACGCGATCGAACCGGACGATCCGGGGACCGACACCCACCGCCACCGGACCGCCGGCGCGGCGGCGACGGTCGGGATCACACCGCGGCACGCCTTCGAGATCAGCTCGCACGACCTCAGGTCGACCGGAGACACCGAGGCGACCGGCGACGCCGACGCCCGGAAGCGGACCGCCCTCCGAGACGCGGTGGCGCGGTTTGCGGCGGCGGGCCACGACCTCGTGGTCGTCGAGGGGTTCACCGAGGTGCCGATCCCGACGGTCCTCCGCGGCGACGCCGACCCGGAGAGCGTCGCCGGCGAGGTGATCGCGGAAGGTGACGAGCCGTTCGACGCGGTCCGCGAGGCGGTCCGCGCCGTCGACCCGCCGAAATCGCTCGGCCGAGCCGACCCGACCGAACCGAACGCGACCGACACCCAACACAGATGA
- a CDS encoding pterin operon protein, giving the protein MTTSNAGPIRERAASTAERAGSDLLSAVDAVRERRGTVTVTCRYRCATGTAFGGEWRGVPVAPLLDAAPADTTHLRAESADGYWAHVAVRKALDAVVATERLDGPGEGLPRLVGPEFDSSRTVRDLSALVPVALPPGTDPETAAVRDDRSGADAADRDGDGPMEPAGNDP; this is encoded by the coding sequence GTGACTACGTCGAACGCCGGCCCGATCCGAGAGCGCGCCGCGTCGACCGCCGAGCGGGCCGGGTCAGACCTGCTTTCGGCCGTCGACGCCGTCAGAGAGCGACGCGGCACCGTCACCGTCACCTGCCGCTACCGGTGCGCGACCGGGACGGCGTTCGGCGGCGAGTGGCGCGGCGTGCCGGTGGCACCGCTCCTCGACGCCGCGCCGGCGGACACGACTCACCTCCGCGCCGAGTCTGCGGACGGGTACTGGGCACACGTCGCGGTGCGGAAGGCGTTGGACGCGGTCGTCGCGACGGAGCGCCTCGACGGGCCGGGGGAGGGGCTTCCGCGGCTCGTCGGCCCCGAGTTCGACAGCTCGCGGACGGTGCGAGACCTCTCCGCGCTCGTCCCCGTCGCGCTCCCGCCGGGGACCGACCCGGAGACGGCCGCGGTCCGCGACGACCGGTCGGGGGCAGACGCGGCCGACCGCGACGGCGACGGACCGATGGAACCCGCGGGGAACGACCCATGA
- a CDS encoding halocyanin domain-containing protein, which produces MPSTNRRAFLGASTVVGLGSLVALGNRHTANAESGPTTNEHGTDSLENWLATANDPRTPQMRDFRFDDPPTVYLDVSNSKSFSPPAIKVAPGTTVTWEWTGRDDEHNVVATDGTFDSGGPDGGTGTTFEYTFESEGVYRYVSEPQADAGMKGVVVVESAPSSGYPAVDEWLVDTNGYDGSVTDRTGENLVEITTGAEGNGGSFAFDPHAVKVSTETTVRWSWTGEGGAHDVAFEDADIDGATINAEPGVHFEYTFNETGVFRYACGPHREVGHRGAIIVE; this is translated from the coding sequence ATGCCCTCCACCAACCGCCGAGCGTTCCTCGGAGCGAGTACCGTCGTCGGCCTCGGTTCTCTGGTCGCTCTCGGGAACCGACACACGGCGAACGCTGAGTCCGGCCCCACGACGAACGAGCACGGTACCGACTCGTTGGAGAACTGGCTTGCGACGGCCAACGACCCGCGAACTCCCCAGATGCGGGACTTTCGGTTCGACGACCCGCCGACGGTGTATCTCGACGTATCGAACTCGAAGTCGTTCTCGCCGCCCGCGATCAAGGTCGCGCCCGGCACGACGGTGACGTGGGAGTGGACCGGACGCGACGACGAACACAACGTCGTGGCCACGGACGGGACGTTCGACAGCGGCGGACCCGACGGAGGAACGGGGACGACGTTCGAGTACACTTTCGAGTCGGAGGGCGTGTATCGGTACGTCAGCGAGCCGCAGGCAGACGCGGGAATGAAGGGCGTCGTCGTGGTCGAATCCGCGCCGTCGAGCGGGTATCCGGCCGTCGACGAGTGGTTGGTCGATACGAACGGGTACGACGGGAGCGTCACGGATCGGACGGGCGAGAACCTCGTCGAGATCACGACCGGGGCGGAAGGCAACGGCGGGAGCTTCGCGTTCGACCCGCACGCGGTGAAGGTCTCGACCGAAACGACGGTCCGCTGGTCGTGGACCGGCGAGGGCGGAGCACACGACGTCGCCTTCGAGGACGCCGATATCGACGGCGCGACGATCAACGCGGAGCCGGGCGTCCACTTCGAGTACACGTTCAACGAGACCGGCGTCTTCCGGTACGCCTGCGGACCCCACCGGGAGGTCGGTCACCGTGGCGCGATCATCGTCGAGTAG
- the rnhA gene encoding ribonuclease HI produces MPTIDCDPTAARDRLVDAGVRVDEGNTPHERWRAEREGAVAVAYDDKVVVQGSDPTRLTALLSDGGGRAHVYFDGASRGNPGPASVGWCLVTSDGVVAEGGERIGRATNNQAEYAALVRALEAADEYGFDAVDVRGDSELIVKQVRGEWNANDPELRERRVRARKLLERFDRWSIAHVPREINERADDLANEALDDAN; encoded by the coding sequence ATGCCGACGATCGACTGCGATCCGACCGCCGCGCGCGACCGACTCGTGGACGCGGGCGTCCGCGTCGACGAGGGGAACACGCCCCACGAGCGGTGGCGCGCCGAGCGCGAGGGGGCCGTCGCGGTCGCGTACGACGACAAGGTCGTCGTTCAGGGGAGCGACCCGACGCGGCTGACCGCCCTGCTGTCCGACGGCGGCGGCCGCGCGCACGTCTACTTCGACGGGGCCTCGCGGGGGAACCCGGGTCCCGCCTCTGTCGGCTGGTGTCTGGTCACGTCCGACGGCGTCGTCGCCGAGGGCGGCGAGCGGATCGGCCGCGCGACGAACAACCAGGCCGAGTACGCCGCGCTGGTCCGCGCGCTGGAGGCGGCCGACGAGTACGGCTTCGACGCGGTCGACGTCCGCGGCGACTCCGAACTCATCGTCAAGCAGGTCCGCGGCGAGTGGAACGCCAACGACCCCGAACTCCGCGAGCGGCGGGTCCGCGCCCGGAAGCTGTTGGAGCGGTTCGACCGGTGGTCGATCGCCCACGTACCGCGGGAGATAAACGAACGCGCCGACGATCTGGCGAACGAGGCACTCGATGACGCGAACTGA
- a CDS encoding PadR family transcriptional regulator, translating to MSEAQAVTDESTAASDLTAFQQNILSILAEEPMYGLAIKRELESYYGSEVNHGRLYPNLDDLVELGLVEKSELDKRTNQYELTDAGHDVVLGQIEWVLDRFVTDEARADEVRALLE from the coding sequence ATGTCAGAGGCACAAGCAGTCACTGATGAATCGACGGCCGCAAGCGATCTTACGGCGTTCCAACAGAACATCCTCAGCATCCTCGCCGAGGAGCCGATGTACGGGCTCGCCATCAAGCGGGAACTGGAGTCGTACTACGGCTCCGAGGTGAACCACGGTCGCCTGTACCCGAACCTCGACGACCTCGTCGAACTCGGGCTCGTCGAGAAGAGCGAACTCGACAAGCGGACGAACCAGTACGAGCTCACCGACGCGGGCCACGACGTCGTCCTCGGCCAGATCGAGTGGGTCCTCGACCGCTTCGTCACCGACGAGGCGCGGGCGGACGAAGTCCGCGCGCTGCTCGAGTAA
- a CDS encoding inorganic diphosphatase produces MVNLWEDLETGPNAPDEIYAVVECLKGERNKYEYDKDIPGVVLDRVLHSNVHYPYDYGFIPQSYYDDEDPFDVMVLVEDQTFPGCVVEARPVALMKMDDDGEQDDKVIAVPTEDPRFDHIEDLEDIPQQILDEIDEFFATYKNLEAGKEVETLGWEDKQAAKDAIEHAQDLYDEQVA; encoded by the coding sequence ATGGTCAACCTCTGGGAAGATCTCGAGACGGGACCGAACGCGCCGGACGAGATCTACGCCGTCGTGGAGTGTCTCAAAGGCGAGCGGAACAAGTACGAGTACGACAAGGACATCCCCGGTGTCGTCCTCGACCGAGTCCTTCACTCGAACGTCCACTACCCGTACGACTACGGCTTCATCCCGCAGTCGTACTACGACGACGAGGATCCGTTCGACGTGATGGTGCTCGTGGAAGACCAGACGTTCCCCGGCTGCGTGGTCGAGGCCCGCCCCGTCGCGCTGATGAAGATGGACGACGACGGCGAGCAGGACGACAAGGTGATCGCGGTGCCGACGGAGGACCCCCGGTTCGACCACATCGAGGACCTCGAGGACATCCCCCAGCAGATCCTCGACGAGATAGACGAGTTCTTCGCGACCTACAAGAACCTCGAAGCAGGCAAGGAGGTCGAAACGCTCGGCTGGGAGGACAAACAGGCCGCGAAGGACGCGATTGAGCACGCACAGGACCTGTACGACGAGCAGGTCGCTTGA
- a CDS encoding inorganic phosphate transporter: MVVVTAATLIVAAAASLFMAWSIGAGSSGSTPFAPAVGANAISVMRAGLIVGVLGLLGAILQGANVTEAVGTELIGGVTLTAVAAIVALVTAAALVAIGVFAGYPIATAFTVTGAVVGVGLAMGGDPAWPKYAEIMTLWVLTPFVGGGVAYGVARMLIGESLPQRPLTAALAGLVGAILANVGFALLGPAGEQASVAAVLGPGLGVGTAGTAVVSLAIAALVAVAVYADLGRDREGAQRRFLLAMGGLVAFSAGGSQVGLAIGPLVPIFSDVGVPLWALLVGGGVGLLVGSWTGAPRMIKAISQDYASMGPRRSISALIPSFAIAQTAVAFGIPVSFNEIIVSAIVGAGYAAGDAGVSRKKMGYTVLAWIGSLVGAFTLGFGVYSAVSFVL, encoded by the coding sequence ATGGTCGTCGTCACTGCCGCGACACTCATCGTCGCCGCCGCCGCCAGCCTCTTCATGGCGTGGTCGATCGGTGCCGGCTCCTCCGGGTCGACCCCGTTCGCGCCCGCGGTCGGCGCGAACGCCATCTCCGTGATGCGTGCGGGGCTGATCGTCGGCGTCCTCGGGCTGCTCGGGGCGATACTCCAAGGCGCGAACGTGACGGAAGCGGTCGGGACCGAGCTGATCGGGGGGGTGACGCTCACGGCGGTAGCGGCCATCGTCGCCCTCGTCACGGCCGCCGCGCTGGTCGCGATCGGCGTCTTCGCCGGCTACCCGATCGCGACGGCGTTCACCGTCACCGGGGCGGTCGTCGGCGTCGGCCTCGCGATGGGCGGCGACCCGGCGTGGCCGAAGTACGCCGAGATCATGACGCTGTGGGTTCTCACCCCGTTCGTCGGCGGCGGCGTCGCCTACGGCGTCGCCCGGATGCTCATCGGTGAGTCGCTGCCCCAGCGACCGCTCACGGCCGCCCTCGCCGGACTCGTGGGGGCGATCCTGGCGAACGTCGGGTTCGCGCTGCTCGGTCCCGCCGGCGAGCAGGCGTCCGTGGCCGCGGTACTCGGTCCGGGCCTCGGAGTCGGGACGGCGGGGACCGCGGTCGTGAGCCTCGCGATCGCCGCGCTCGTCGCGGTCGCGGTGTACGCGGACCTCGGCCGCGACCGCGAGGGTGCCCAACGCCGGTTCCTGCTCGCGATGGGCGGGCTCGTCGCGTTCTCGGCGGGCGGGTCGCAGGTGGGGCTCGCGATCGGCCCGCTCGTCCCGATCTTCAGCGACGTCGGCGTCCCGCTGTGGGCGCTTCTCGTCGGCGGCGGGGTCGGGCTGCTGGTCGGGTCGTGGACCGGCGCGCCGCGGATGATCAAGGCCATCTCGCAGGACTACGCCTCGATGGGACCGCGGCGGTCCATCTCCGCGCTCATCCCGTCGTTCGCGATCGCGCAGACCGCCGTCGCCTTCGGGATCCCCGTCTCGTTCAACGAGATCATCGTCTCCGCGATCGTCGGCGCTGGGTACGCCGCGGGCGACGCCGGCGTGAGCCGCAAGAAGATGGGGTACACCGTCCTCGCGTGGATCGGCTCGCTCGTCGGCGCGTTCACGCTCGGGTTCGGCGTCTACTCGGCGGTCAGCTTCGTCCTGTAA
- a CDS encoding glycine cleavage T C-terminal barrel domain-containing protein, whose translation MTLVSGTHDAHGAAYRDRGGREVVDHYGKPVRVGKAVRKVAGVIEMGYGVLAVRGSDRVEFVDNAVSNRVPTEDAEGTYALLLDPQGGIETDMYVYNADERLLVFLPPERTEAVAADWAEKVFIQDVEIDDVSEEFGVFGVHGPKSTEKVASVLGGPGAPEEPLSFVRGSMVDAGVTVIATDAPLGEEGYEIVCAAADAADVFDTLINRGLNATPFGYRTWDALATEAGTPLFEYELAGTVPNVLGLRNALDFDKGCYVGQEVVSRVENQGRPSRRLVGLELDGLAEAVGDVDADADPEGVDAALPTAGAAVFDGDEAVGEVTRAAVGPATDVPIALALVAFDADLDGVAVRVDGDEAAASAVDLPFVDGSARSARLPSYPGLRA comes from the coding sequence ATGACACTCGTCTCCGGCACCCACGACGCGCACGGCGCGGCGTACCGCGACCGCGGCGGCCGCGAGGTGGTCGACCACTACGGCAAACCCGTCCGCGTCGGGAAAGCGGTCCGCAAGGTCGCCGGCGTGATCGAGATGGGGTACGGCGTCCTCGCAGTCCGGGGGAGCGACCGCGTCGAGTTCGTCGACAACGCCGTCTCGAACCGCGTCCCGACCGAGGACGCCGAGGGGACCTACGCCCTCCTACTCGACCCGCAGGGCGGGATCGAGACGGACATGTACGTGTACAACGCCGACGAGCGGCTGCTGGTGTTCCTCCCGCCGGAGCGGACGGAGGCGGTCGCCGCCGACTGGGCGGAGAAGGTATTCATCCAGGACGTCGAGATCGACGACGTCTCCGAGGAGTTCGGGGTGTTCGGCGTTCACGGCCCCAAGTCGACGGAGAAGGTCGCGTCCGTCCTCGGCGGCCCCGGCGCGCCGGAGGAGCCGCTATCCTTCGTCCGCGGATCGATGGTCGACGCCGGCGTCACGGTGATCGCGACGGACGCCCCCTTGGGCGAGGAGGGGTACGAGATCGTCTGTGCCGCCGCCGACGCGGCCGACGTGTTCGACACCCTGATCAACCGCGGACTCAACGCCACGCCCTTCGGCTACCGGACGTGGGACGCGCTCGCGACGGAGGCGGGAACGCCCCTCTTCGAGTACGAACTGGCGGGGACGGTCCCGAACGTCCTCGGCCTCCGGAACGCGCTCGACTTCGACAAGGGGTGTTACGTCGGTCAGGAGGTCGTCTCCCGCGTGGAGAATCAGGGCCGACCGAGCCGGCGGCTCGTCGGGCTCGAACTCGACGGTCTCGCCGAGGCGGTCGGCGACGTCGACGCGGACGCCGACCCGGAAGGGGTAGACGCCGCGCTCCCCACTGCCGGCGCGGCCGTCTTCGACGGCGACGAGGCGGTCGGCGAGGTCACCCGCGCCGCGGTCGGTCCCGCGACGGACGTGCCGATCGCGCTGGCGCTCGTCGCGTTCGACGCCGACCTCGACGGAGTCGCCGTCCGCGTCGACGGCGATGAGGCGGCCGCGAGCGCGGTCGACCTCCCGTTCGTCGACGGGAGTGCCCGGTCCGCACGGCTCCCGTCGTACCCGGGGCTGCGCGCCTGA
- a CDS encoding DUF6432 family protein, which produces MAAKPEYRDRPDVEVALLDALVDRGDEGMTVLELRAAVDADIDAVEEALSALKDDSLITVETEERVRVYAHDRVIPDPDAATDDASESLVDAIRDRIGL; this is translated from the coding sequence ATGGCCGCAAAGCCGGAATACCGCGACCGGCCGGACGTCGAGGTCGCGCTGCTCGACGCGCTCGTCGACCGCGGCGACGAGGGGATGACGGTTCTCGAACTTCGCGCGGCCGTCGACGCCGACATCGACGCCGTCGAGGAGGCGCTCTCAGCGCTGAAAGACGATTCGCTGATCACCGTCGAGACCGAGGAGCGCGTCCGGGTGTACGCCCACGACCGGGTGATACCCGACCCGGACGCGGCGACCGACGACGCCTCGGAGAGCCTCGTCGACGCGATCCGCGACCGGATCGGACTGTAG